A genomic window from Shewanella vesiculosa includes:
- a CDS encoding bifunctional diguanylate cyclase/phosphodiesterase gives MHKLLLRQLKRNPRDELFISENDALLNSISDAYTQHDQSVKMLERSLYLISNELNDRNQTLKDQLAMMKQVQDKLEHSIGLLNATVNSTGEILFVYGLNGELMSFNTMGQDFIDELGFTLDSHWEDLLGIFKDKNHMLSIIDNLNRDPFQYLSGTIELLDKRFFDFRSLPQIQDDKIYGRVWCFRDVTTQKQYEATIEYHAFHDSLTGLPNRALLLDRISHSIATSKREHKKLAVLFLDLDDFKKINDTEGHDAGDLLLKEVVRRLQTRLREFDTLSRQGGDEFIIVLEQIESEMTIKQVCQDLLALIKQPFTIGSRQFVVTSSIGISLFPNDDDNANALIRKADLAMYESKSLGKNSFHFYSQALEKEALTQLAIEQELRNAIEDNALYLVYQPKVDLRTMKIVSVEALCRWTQQDGTVVTPDVFITIAEQTGLIIDIGCVVISKACLQLATWRDAGITELAISINLSCIEFQNEALIAHLIDCLNHHQLEGKYLIIELTESIFMEDKFNVKDIMLRLNQYGITFALDDFGKGYSSFSYLQFLPLHYLKIDKAFLQYVESSSSSAAIAKTIIDIGHNLGLKVIAEGVEGQFMLDYIKTYKCDLAQGFYLYKPMLPDAIASIYLANHASVDA, from the coding sequence ATGCATAAACTGCTATTACGCCAGCTTAAGCGTAACCCAAGAGACGAGTTATTTATTTCAGAAAATGATGCTCTTTTGAATTCAATATCCGATGCTTATACGCAACATGATCAAAGCGTAAAAATGTTAGAGCGTTCTTTATATCTTATTTCCAATGAGTTAAACGATCGTAACCAAACCTTAAAAGACCAGCTAGCCATGATGAAACAGGTTCAAGACAAGCTTGAACATTCTATTGGTTTATTAAATGCAACCGTTAATTCCACTGGTGAAATTTTATTTGTCTATGGATTAAATGGCGAGCTGATGTCATTTAATACTATGGGGCAGGATTTTATTGACGAACTCGGTTTTACATTAGATTCACATTGGGAGGACCTTCTTGGCATTTTCAAAGATAAAAATCATATGTTGTCGATTATTGATAATCTCAACCGAGACCCATTTCAATACTTAAGTGGCACCATTGAGTTGCTCGATAAACGCTTCTTTGACTTTAGGTCTCTCCCACAAATTCAAGACGATAAAATTTATGGTCGAGTGTGGTGTTTTCGCGATGTGACAACGCAAAAGCAGTATGAGGCGACAATTGAATATCATGCTTTTCATGATTCGCTTACCGGGTTACCAAATCGTGCGTTGTTATTGGACAGAATTAGTCATTCGATTGCCACCAGTAAAAGAGAACATAAAAAGCTTGCGGTATTATTTTTAGATTTAGATGACTTTAAAAAGATTAATGATACAGAAGGTCATGACGCTGGTGATTTATTGTTGAAAGAAGTGGTAAGACGACTGCAAACACGCTTGCGTGAATTTGATACTTTATCCCGCCAAGGCGGTGATGAGTTTATTATTGTATTAGAACAAATCGAGTCAGAAATGACCATAAAACAGGTCTGCCAAGACTTGTTAGCACTGATTAAACAGCCTTTTACTATCGGTTCGCGTCAGTTCGTTGTGACATCGAGTATCGGTATATCACTGTTTCCTAATGATGATGACAATGCTAATGCGCTGATCCGCAAGGCGGATTTAGCCATGTATGAGTCAAAGTCATTAGGTAAAAATAGCTTCCATTTTTACAGTCAGGCGCTTGAGAAAGAGGCCTTAACTCAACTTGCTATTGAGCAAGAGCTGCGTAATGCCATTGAAGATAATGCCCTGTATTTAGTGTATCAACCTAAAGTTGATTTACGCACAATGAAGATTGTCAGCGTTGAGGCACTATGCCGCTGGACGCAGCAAGATGGCACTGTTGTAACACCCGATGTGTTTATTACAATCGCAGAGCAAACAGGGTTAATTATTGATATTGGTTGTGTGGTGATTTCTAAAGCCTGTTTACAGTTAGCAACCTGGCGAGATGCAGGTATCACTGAGTTAGCTATTTCCATTAATTTAAGCTGTATTGAGTTTCAAAATGAAGCGCTCATTGCACACCTCATTGATTGCTTAAATCATCATCAATTAGAAGGTAAATATCTGATTATTGAATTAACGGAATCGATTTTTATGGAAGATAAATTCAATGTCAAAGACATTATGCTTAGGCTTAATCAGTATGGCATTACTTTCGCGCTTGATGATTTCGGTAAAGGTTATTCATCATTTAGTTACCTACAGTTTTTACCGTTGCATTATCTGAAAATTGATAAAGCTTTTTTACAATACGTTGAGAGCAGCAGTTCATCGGCAGCCATTGCCAAGACCATTATCGATATTGGTCATAATCTTGGTTTAAAAGTTATCGCAGAAGGGGTAGAGGGCCAGTTTATGCTGGATTACATTAAGACCTATAAATGCGATTTAGCTCAGGGGTTTTATCTGTACAAGCCAATGTTGCCCGACGCTATAGCATCCATATATCTTGCCAATCATGCTTCTGTTGATGCTTAA